The genomic stretch GAAATGGGCATTGCTATGGAGGCATGGATGTTTTGACCAATATTCTACATAACTCGTTGGCTTATTTGAATAGTAGTTGTGATAGTAGTAATGGGAATTCTTCAGATGAGTCTGAACCCGCATTTGCTGATTTGAGGCAGTTGGAGGAGTATTCTCTTGCGGGTATGGTGTGTTTGTTGCAACAGGTTAGGCCTCATTTGAGTAAAGGAGATGCCATGTGGTGTTTGCTAATGAGTGATCTTCATGTAGGTCGTGCGAGTACTATGGACATTCCTGTTCTCCCTTCGTCTGGTAATGGTGGTGCTGCTGCTTCTGGTGCTGCCGACAATGTTAATAATGGTAGCAATTCAGTTGGTGTTGTGACACCCGCACTTTGTAGGTTCCATAGTGGCTGGGGTTTCGGAAGTGGTGGAGGTCCTGAGTCTCCAATTCATGGCTTTTTTTCTTATGGTGGCGATGTCACTTTGCAAAGAGAAATTGAGTGTCCAAAAAGGTTTAACCTTTCTCCTTCAATGAAGTCGTTGTTGAAAAGGAATGTTGCATTGTTTGCAGCTGGGTTCCGTGCAAATTCCAAACAGTTTCAGCCACAAGCAGAAGCTTGCGGGAATACATTGGTTGAATCAGGTCCCGAAGTTTCTGCTAAGCAGTGCGAGGAGCCTCGTAATACAAAGAACCAGGAAGCTGTTAACTCAGTATTAAGCAAATTCCGTGATCTCAAACTTGATGAGTATTCAGAGTTAGTGGCTGAGGATCATACGGATGAGATGATAGTTACTCTGCTTCATCAGATCAAAGATCTTGAGAAACAAGTGAAGGAGAGGAAGGAGTGGGCTCACCAAAAAGCTATGCAAGCTGCAAGAAAGCTGAGTAATGATCTGAGAGAACTCAAGCTGTTAAGAATGGAAAGGGAGGAGACTCAGAGATTGAAGAAAGGAAAACAAACTCTTGAGGACACAACAATGAAGAAACTTTCGGAGATGGAGAATGCTTTGAGGAAAGCTAGTGGTCAAGTAGACCGAGCAAATGCTGCTGTGAAACGTCTTGAGAATGAGAACGCAGAAATAAGAGCAGAGATGGAGGCTTCAAAATTAAGTGCTTCAGAGTCAGTTACTACTTGTTTGGAGCTCGcaaagaaagagaaaaagtgCTTGAAGAggcttttggcttgggaaaaACAAAAATCCAAGCTGCAAGAGgatataaaaaatgaaaaagagaAGATTTTAGAGGTACAGCAAACTTTGTCTCGAATCAAGCAAAGTCAAAGGGAAACTGAGGTGCGTTAATTCTATTTAT from Humulus lupulus chromosome 5, drHumLupu1.1, whole genome shotgun sequence encodes the following:
- the LOC133777918 gene encoding MND1-interacting protein 1 isoform X2, which gives rise to MGCTVREKHIRTNRRSRSVKPESDPCCLLDKASISKSILESGLIKPLSNNQMGSNDSANQSPNIPNLNAIPNSNYDDSGWGYCTEEQLEEILLKNLDFLYNEAISRLVALGYGEDVAHKAILRNGHCYGGMDVLTNILHNSLAYLNSSCDSSNGNSSDESEPAFADLRQLEEYSLAGRASTMDIPVLPSSGNGGAAASGAADNVNNGSNSVGVVTPALCRFHSGWGFGSGGGPESPIHGFFSYGGDVTLQREIECPKRFNLSPSMKSLLKRNVALFAAGFRANSKQFQPQAEACGNTLVESGPEVSAKQCEEPRNTKNQEAVNSVLSKFRDLKLDEYSELVAEDHTDEMIVTLLHQIKDLEKQVKERKEWAHQKAMQAARKLSNDLRELKLLRMEREETQRLKKGKQTLEDTTMKKLSEMENALRKASGQVDRANAAVKRLENENAEIRAEMEASKLSASESVTTCLELAKKEKKCLKRLLAWEKQKSKLQEDIKNEKEKILEVQQTLSRIKQSQRETELKWRQEVKDKELVSAQFEEERRLKEAAETSSKRKLEALHLKIEIDFQRHKDDLQRLEQELLRLKMLSQYTELHQPSNKLAAGNFEGIKPQGEAIAKLLRESDNVDGSSEKEVNSDRKCIVCSNDEVSVVFLPCTHQVMCASCSDDFGLTGKANCPCCRVPVEQKIRVFGASS
- the LOC133777918 gene encoding MND1-interacting protein 1 isoform X1 translates to MGCTVREKHIRTNRRSRSVKPESDPCCLLDKASISKSILESGLIKPLSNNQMGSNDSANQSPNIPNLNAIPNSNYDDSGWGYCTEEQLEEILLKNLDFLYNEAISRLVALGYGEDVAHKAILRNGHCYGGMDVLTNILHNSLAYLNSSCDSSNGNSSDESEPAFADLRQLEEYSLAGMVCLLQQVRPHLSKGDAMWCLLMSDLHVGRASTMDIPVLPSSGNGGAAASGAADNVNNGSNSVGVVTPALCRFHSGWGFGSGGGPESPIHGFFSYGGDVTLQREIECPKRFNLSPSMKSLLKRNVALFAAGFRANSKQFQPQAEACGNTLVESGPEVSAKQCEEPRNTKNQEAVNSVLSKFRDLKLDEYSELVAEDHTDEMIVTLLHQIKDLEKQVKERKEWAHQKAMQAARKLSNDLRELKLLRMEREETQRLKKGKQTLEDTTMKKLSEMENALRKASGQVDRANAAVKRLENENAEIRAEMEASKLSASESVTTCLELAKKEKKCLKRLLAWEKQKSKLQEDIKNEKEKILEVQQTLSRIKQSQRETELKWRQEVKDKELVSAQFEEERRLKEAAETSSKRKLEALHLKIEIDFQRHKDDLQRLEQELLRLKMLSQYTELHQPSNKLAAGNFEGIKPQGEAIAKLLRESDNVDGSSEKEVNSDRKCIVCSNDEVSVVFLPCTHQVMCASCSDDFGLTGKANCPCCRVPVEQKIRVFGASS